The following nucleotide sequence is from Chloracidobacterium validum.
TCCGTGTTCGGCATCATCCGGTGCGACCAAGGCCAGGACGCGATGGGGACGAAACGTTTCTTCAATCACCTGACGCAAAGCCAGCGTCGCCGGCGCGGCTGGCGGGCCAACGATAACGATCTCTTTGGTGCTGGCGAGATAAAAATCAAGTGCCCCAAGGAGTTGTCCAAAACCGGACGGCATCTTGGACAGTGAGCCGGAAAGTGTTCGCAAAATGTTCTCGGCGCGCTCACGATAGCGCCGTTCTCCGGTCAACACAGCCAACCGCAGCATGACCTCTACCGCAACTGAGTTACCAGACGGCGTCGCGTTGTCAAACACATCCTTGACGCGAGTAATCAGTTGCTCATGCCGGTCGCCCGTGAAGAACAACGCCCCGCCCTGGGGATCATCAAACTGCGCCAGCAGGGCGTCGGTCAGTTCACGCGCGGCGCGGAAATACGTGACGCAACCGGTGGCCTCATACAGCGCCAGCAGCCCTTCGGCATAACAGGCATAGTCTTCCTGGTAGCCTGGAAACTTGTTTTGCCCATCCTTGTGCGAGCGATAGAGGATGCCATCCCGGCGCATCGTTCCCAGGACAAAAGCGGCATTGCGTTCGGCCACGGCGCGGTAGTCGTCGCGTCCAAGGACGGCCGCAGCGCGGGCAAACGCATACAGCATCAGGCCGTTCCAAGCCGCCAGGCGTTTGTCATCACGCCCCGGCTTGACCCGCCGCTCACGCGCCTCAAACAAGATGGCTTTGGCGCGAGCAAGCACGGCTTCAAGGGCTTCCGGTGGGAGGTTCTTGAGACGGGCGAGCGCTTCAATGGATAACGGCGTACTGAGAACCGTCCTGCCCGTTCCCTCGAAGTTGCCTTCATCCGTGACATCAAAGTAGCGGCAGACCAGCGCCGCATCTTCTTTGCCAAGCAATGTGCTGATTTCGGCTGGTGTCCAGACAAAAAACTTGCCTTCTTCGCCTTCGCTGTCGGCATCCTGGGTAGCGTAAAAGCCACCGTCTGGAGCCGTCATTTCACGGATGACGTAATCGAGCGTTTCTTCGACCACTTGGCGGTAGCGTGGCTTGCCGGTTGCTTGCCAGGCTTCGAGATAGGTGCGCGCCAGCAAGGCGTTGTCATAGAGCATTTTTTCAAAGTGCGGCACGAGCCAGTGGTCATCGGTTGAATAGCGATGGAAGCCGCCCCCCAAGTGATCATAGATGCCGCCGCTCGCCATCTTGTCGAGCGAGAGTTCAACCATTTCAATCGCGTGAAGTTCGCCGGTGGTGCGCCAGTACCGCAGCAGGAACGACAACGCCATCGAGTTGGGGAATTTGGGCGCGCCACCAAAGCCACCGTGCACATGATCAAATCGCGTCGCCAGCCGCCGGTAAGCATCGTTGAGCAGTTGGGGTGAGAGGTCGCCCGCGCCGCCGAGCGGCTCGTGCATGCGGCGCAACTCCGCTGTAATGTCGGCAATGCTCTGCGTGACCTCCTCCCGGCGTTGGCGGTAGGCGTCGGCTACCGAGCGCAGGATACGCGGAAAGCCCGGCATCCTCCCCCGGTCTTCAGGAGGAAAATACGTGCCGCCGTAGAATGGCTCGCCACTCGGCGTCAGAAACATCGTTAGTGGCCAGCCGCCGCGTCCGGTCATGATCTGAACAGCGTTCATGTAAATGGTATCCAAGTCGGGGCGTTCTTCCCGGTCCACTTTGATGTTGATGAACAGCTCGTTCATGAGCGCGGCGATTTCTGGATTTTCAAAACACTCGTGCTCCATGACGTGGCACCAGTGGCAGGCTGAATAGCCAATACTGAGCAAGATTGGTTTGTCTTCGGCCCGGGCCCGCGACAGCGCCTCTTCACCCCACGGATACCAATCCACCGGGTTGTGGGCATGCTGGAGCAGGTAGGGGCTCGTTTCACTGATGAGCCGGTTGACGAACTGAGGACTAGGTTGAGCCGACATGACGCAAGATTCCTTTATAAGCATTTGGTCAATATAACCAAACTAAGCTTTACCCATGGTCAACGTCCACTGGCTGTGTCGGAACGGACGCTTGCTGCGTGCCGTCCCTCAGCTTTGGCATCTGCGCTATGTTGGTTTGAAAAATGACAGGACTGTGAGCGCCGGTCTGAACCATCAGACCGGACCAGTCATCACACGGTTAGCAGATGTCACTTGCCACCAAAGCCAGCAAGTGGTGAAGTGGTGCGCCGGTTGTCTTACCCGCGTACCCAGATGGGTGGGACAACCCAGATGCCAGTGAATCACCGTTCTGAATCACCGTTCGGCCGCAGGAATAAGCAAGTTAGGTGGACGTACCCGAAACAACGCACGCTGCGCCAGAAAGTCAGTAGCGTGACGTCCGTCAGGTTCTACGGCCGTGATGGACACGGGGCGATCATGGGCTTGATCGATCAGGTAGGTAGTCAAGTGGGCGTGGTTACGAAGCGGTTTATCACGATAGGAAGGGCGCAGGCGCGTTATTCGATGCGATCCAGCCAAGCGGCAAGGTCAGGGGCAGCCGACATGTCAAGCAAGTCTTCGGCGAGGCACTCAAGGACTTTGCGCGGCAGCGCTCGGACGCGCGCGGCAAGCGCGTCTGGCAGTGCTCCAAACTTATGGCGTAGTTGGCGGACAATCATTTCCCGCTCATGTTCAAGCCCCTGTTCAAGCCCCTGTTCAAGCCCCCGTTCAAGCCCCTGTTCAAGCCCCTGTTCAAGCCCTTGCTCAAGCCCCTGTTCAAGCCCTTGTTTCAGCCCCTCGGCTTTTCCCTCTTGCAGAATCAGTTGATAAATGCTCGACTCCCGAAGTTGTTCCAGCGGTATCATGAATGACCTCTCCAAGAGCGCGATGAGTGTTTCGACATCATAGCGCAAGCCGCCCAAAACCAAAAAATGCAGCTCGAGTTCCCGCCGGCGTGCGTCGTCGGGCACGGCAGCAATACGCTCTGCCGCAGCCGTCAGCGCATCGCGTCCGCCTGCCATAAGCGGAATGAAGGGCAACAGCGCGGGGCGGTCGGCATTCAGAACGTCCGCTGCCGTCAGCTCCCACAGCTTGACGACCTCGTAGCCGAAAGTGATGCGCAGTCGTCCCAACTCGACCGTGACTTCGGTCGGCGTGGAGGCTGGGGCGCCGCGCCTGGTGAGCAACAGCAAAAACGCGCGCACTGGAATGTCGTAGCTGATGCGGAGGCGGACGGCATAATCGAGCAGGCGAATGGGAATGTCCGGCGCATAGCGGGTCTGGGCCTCGATATGGGCGATCCAGCGTTCGCCCTGGTCGGCAATCAAGTACAGTTCGTCAGGGATGACGGCGGAGGAGATGAGTTCCTTCGGCAGCCGGGTGATGGTCGCGGTGGCGTCGTGGGGGAGCGCGCCGAGCAAGATGAGCAGGGCGTGTGGGTCGCTTTCGGCGAGATACTTGAAGGCTTGGTCGTAAAGCTTGAGGTTGCCGGGTTCGGTCATGGACAAGATTCTCGCGTGGTGGAGTCCCTAACGGCGGGATGCCGACCAACGGCGCTTCAGAGCGTTCGGCAAATGCGACTCACGTGGCTAAAGTGCGCCGTACATCTGCGCATAATACGTCCGATACTCACCGCTGCGCGCCCGTGCCACCCACACTGGGTTGTTTTGGTACCAAGCAATCGTTTGCGCCAACCCTTCCCGAAAAGCAACCTGTGGACGCCATCCCAGTTCACGCTCGATTTTTGAACAATCCACGGCATACCGCCGGTCGTGCCCCAGACGGTCAGTCACTTCCGTCAGCAGGGAGGTCGGCTTGCCCAGAAGTTCAAGCAACATCGTCAGGACGGTTCGATTCGGCAGCGGTGACCGTCCGCCAATGTGGTAAGTCGCGCCCGGCTGACCCTTTTCCAGAACCAGCCGCAGGGCCGCGCAGTTGTCATCAACGTGAATCCAGTCCCGCACCTGCTGACCATCGCCGTAAACCGGAATCGGGCGATCCGCGAGCGCGTTGGTCAGCGCCAGTGGAATGAGCTTTTCAGGAAACTGATAGGGGCCATAGTTGTTGCTCGTCCGGGTGATGAGGGCGTTGAGTCCGAAGGTGTGGGCAGCGGCGCGCACGAGGTGTTCGGCGGCGGCCTTGCTGGCCGCGTAGGGACTACTCGGCGCTAACGGCCCATCTTCAGCAAAGAACTGATCTTCGGGCACGCTCCCCCCAACTTCGTCGGTTGAGATGTGTAAAAAGCGCTTCACGCCTTTTTCACGGGCAACATCCAGCAGCGTCTGAGTGCCTAAGACGTTGGTCAGAATGAACTCGCGCGCGCTCAGAATGCTCCGGTCAACATGCGACTCCGCCGCAAAGTGAACGATGGCATCACAGCCGTCCGGGATCGCCGCCCGCAGTGCCGCCGCGTCGCAGATGTCGCCGCGCACAAACTGATAGGTAGCTTGGTCGGCAACCTCCGCCAAGTTGTCCAGGTTGCCAGCGTAGGTCAGCTTGTCAAAGTTGATAACGGTGTCGTTCGGGTAGCGCTTCACCCACGACCGAATAAATGCCGAACCAATAAACCCGGCCCCGCCGGTAATGAACATCGCCATGCGCGTTATGTCCTCACTACTCAAGTCGCATTGCTCTGGGCCTATAACACGCGCCTCGGCCAGCGCAAGGTCGCCGTCGGAAACCCCAGCCGTGGTCACCTGTCAGTCCGCGCGGATGAGGCCTCTCGGAAGCACGCCCTCATGGGTTGCCGCCGAATGGCACGCTTCAGTATAGTTTCACACGTTCTTGACCGAGCCAGGCCGCCACCCTAGGCGGTAGGCATCCCCCTAAAAAGTGGCTCGCTTCAGGTTTTCACCCATCGAGGATTCGCCATGTCAACCGACGCACTCAAACTAGACACTTCCATGCCTTCCTCTGCCGCGCCCTCTTCACCGGAGGCTCAATCGGCCTGGCCGCGAAGTTTGCTTTTCATCGTTCCCATTGCGGTGGCAACCGGGTTGGTGTTGGCGCGGGCTTCGGGCGTGGCCCCAACGGTTCTCAAGGAAGGCAATCTTACCGTGTTGGCGTTGTTGTCTTATCTGGGAGCAACGGCTGCCTTTGTGATGTGGATGATGGGGCGTGAGTCGCTGCTTCAGCGCATTGGCATCGGAACGATGGCCTTCGGCTATGTGATGAACCTTGCCGCCTGGGGCATCCGGTGGATTGAGTACGTCGAGTTCGAGAAAACCAAGCCCACGATGCAAGCCATCTGGCACACGTTGCCGTTGATGGAGAAAATCTCGCACACCTATCCGCTCAACAATCTCTACGACATCGGGCTGGCCTTCACCGGTTTTGCCGTCCTCGCCAGCCTCATCATCACCACGCGCGACAAGTACCGCTTTATCGGTGCGATGACAATGCCGCTGGCGGCGTTGACGCTGACCCTGGTGGTTTTTCTGGGGAGTGAAGTCACCACGCTCCAACCCATTTTGCGGAGCTACTGGCGTCCGATTCACGTCAGCATCGCTGCCATCAGCTATGGCGTGTGCCTCGTAAGCTTCGGTATCGCGCTGCTCTACCTGCTGCGCGATGGCGTTCGGATTGAAAGCATGGCCCTGTGTGTGGCGATATTCGGTCTGGTGCTCTATGCCACGATTGGCGACTTCAAAGTACTGACGACCGGAAGCTACGGGCTGGGCGTTCGCTGGATGGGGAGCGGGCTAAACTTGGCAGGTGGTGGCTCACTGCGCGCAACGCTGCCCGGCGTTGGGGCGCTCATGGCACTCGGCTGGCTAACCTATGCCGCCGCCGCCGTTGCGCTGACCGTGTACTTTTTCCGCAACGACAGTCTAGCCCAGCAGTGGGGCAATCGTCTGATTGGGGCGGCGCTCATCGTACAGGTACTGGTCTTCGGCGCGATTTTCTATCAGATGAAGTCTCCGATGGACATCAACGGAGCGATCAACGCCAATCAGCACCAAGCGTTTGGCGCGTGGCTGGCCAAGCGTTCTGACATTGACCCGACCACGCTGGCGCCGCAGCAGTTACAGGCTGAAGGCGCGCGCTGGCTGAATCAAAATGCCAGCGGCTTGGAAATCAGCTTCAACTCGAATCCGGTTGAACTGGCCGGAATTTTGACCCTCATTGCCTGTACGGCTTTTGTGGCACTGTTTGCCTGGCGCGGCAAGCGCATGCTCGAAAAACTGCCGAACCTCGATGCCCTGGATGACTTGACCTACAAAACGGTTTCGGTTGCGTTCCCATTGCTCCTGATGATGCTTGTGACCGGAGCCGTCTGGGCCAATGAGTCGTGGGGAACCTACTGGAGCTGGGATCCAAAGGAAACCTGGGCGCTCGTGACTTGGTTGGCCTATGCCGGCTATCTCCACACCCGCATCGTCCATGGTTGGAAAGGGCGCACTTCGGCGTATTTTGCCGTGCTGGGCTTTATTTTCGTGCTGTTCACTTACTTGGGCGTGAGCTTCCTTCTGCCAGGGCTACATTCCTACGCCGGGGTGGATTGATGGTGGTCCGTCCCTGGCGCCGGCGGTATGGGCCGCCGCTGCGCCAGGGCAGCCCACCATTCACCATCCGTTTGTGTGGTCAACACCTCCATCCCGGCGGCCCTAAGTGCCGCGCCGACGGCAAAGTGCCGGTCGGTGAGCACCCCGGCGACAATGAGCCGACCACCAGGGCACAGAACCCGTGCAAACTCCGTTGCCAAGTCCGTGACAACTTCCGCTGTCAGGTTGGCCAGTAGGATGTCAACGTCACTGTCTGGGTAGGCCGTAACGCTCCCCACCAGAAAGTGGATGCGCCCATCCACGCCGTTGCGCCGGGCATTGTCGGTTGCAATGGCAATGGCGTCCGAGTCGGTATCACAGGCGTAGCACCGGGCTTGGGGAAACAGTTTAGCCGCCGCCATCGCCAAAATGCCCGTTCCGGTGCCGACATCCAGGATAACCTTGGGTGAGGTGGGCAGGGACTCAAGCAGTTCGAGGCATGCGCGAGTCGTCGGGTGGGTTCCGGTTCCGAACGCCATACCCGGCTCGATCTCGATGAAGATACGCTCGGTTGAGTCCGATCGCGCTTGGGCTTCGGCCTGTCGCCAGGGCGGCACGATGAGCCAGTGTCGCCCAATCGGCTGGGCTTGCCAATCGGCTTTCCACTTGGCGAGCCAGTCTTCATGCGGATGTTGCTCGATGGTCAGGTTCAGTGATTGCGCGGTTGAATAATCGAAGGCGGACAGGGTGCGTTCTAGCACCGCCTGGATGGTCGCCCGCGCCGGAGCGACCGGAAAGTAAGCGCGCAGGGTTGTCACGGCGTCGGTTTCGGCAAGCGTCTCGATACCTTGTGCGCCCAACTGCCAGAAGGCTTCACTCACGGCGTCGGCCGTATTGCGCGGGATGGTGACTTGCGCCGTGTGGAAATGCATACTTTTGTCTGATAACGTTTTTACCAGTAAGTCGAAGCAGTCAGCCTCGTGACCAGCCTAGTGAATCCCCAATTCATCCAGTCGGCGCTCGTCGTTGCGCCAGTGAGGCTCGACCTTGACAAAAATTTCGAGAAACACCTTGCGCTCAAGCATGGCCTCAATCTCAGCACGGGCAGCCGTGGCCATGTCGCGCAGGCGTAAGCCGCCCCGGCCCAGCACAATGGCGCGCTGTGATTGCCGTTCGACAAGGATCACACAGGCCAAATTCAGTCCGCCATCGTCGCGCTCTTCCCATTTTTCAACGGCGACAGCAACGACAAAGGGCAGTTCGTCGGAGAGTCGCCGGAGAAGCTGCTCCCGGAGAAATTCGGCAACCAGCGTCCGCTCGGTTTGGTCGGTGAGGTCATCTTCGGCAAACGGGGGGGGCGCAAGTGGTAAGTGATTCAGCAGGCAGTGCAGCAGGGTGTCCGTTCCTTCTCCTGTGAGTGCCGAAATAGGTACGTAGTCTAGGAAGTCCAGTTCATTGCGGTAGAAGTCAATGAGCTTGAGAAGCTGGCCCTTGTCGCCAAGGCGGTCAGTTTTGTTGAGCGCCAGAAGCGCCGGCCGTCCAGACTGCCGGACCAAATCGAGCACGAACCGGTCGCCGTTTCCGGTCGAGACCGACGCATCACGCAAAAGCACCACGACATCTACCGTCGCCAGCGCATCCAGCACAGACTGCATCATCCGCTTGTTGAGTCGGTAGCCGGGCTTGTGAACGCCTGGGGTATCCACAAAGACAACTTGGCCTTCCGGGCGCGTCACAATGCCCAGAATGCGCGTACGTGTCGTCTGTGGTTTGTTTGAGACGGCGGCAATCTTTTCACCCACCAAGTAGTTGATCAGCGTGGATTTGCCGGCGTTGGGGCGTCCGACAATGGCGACAAAGCCGCTACGGACGGCGTTGGGAGGCTGGGCTTCAGTCGAAGATGTTTCAGTGAATGATTCGGACGGATGCTCCATCGGGATTTAGCCTTACTGTCCTGAATCCTGGGCAGGGCGGACAGCAACACCAGAAATGAGTGTTTCAGCGGAGGTTTTCAACTCCTCGAACATCACGCACACCCGCTGCCAGCAAGCTGTGGCGAACTGCTCTTTCGTGGGGAAGTCGGCCGGAAGTAGTGGTTGGCCGTACTTGATCCAGACGCGCGTCGTGAGCTGTTCGAGAATTTTTTCCGAGCCAAAGATGGCGATAGGCACTACCCCGATGTTTTCCTGCCAGGCTGTCCAGATCAGCCCCCAGTGCGGTTCAGGCTTGGGTTCACCCGTTTTGCTCCGGGTGCCTTCGGGGAAGAGGTAAATCGAGCTGACCTCGCGCATGCGCTGCACGGCAGCCCGCTGGACACGCTTGCGGTCTTCTGGGTCCTTGCGGTCGAAGAGGAGGTTCCCGCCGACATTGCCGGCAAAGGCGATGATTGGGACGCTCAACACTTCCTTCTTGCCAATGAACGGATAGGGACTCAACGAGAGCAACAGCGGCGTGTCGGCCAGGCTCAAGTGATTGCTGATGAACAAATGGTTTTTCATCAGCGCCCCACGGGTGTGCTGATGCCCGTCAGCCGTGAGGCGCACCCCAAAGACCCACCCTAGCAAGTATGAGAAAAATTGAAACGGATAGGTCATGATGCGCGTCCGCAGGGGCTGACGGAATGGAAGCGCAATCCAGGCCGGAACGAGCAGAATCAGCGCCGCCAGGAGAAGGGTTATCGCCAGCCGCAGCCCCGTGATGATTTTCATGTCAAACGCTCCTTCAGATATCTTCAGCTTCCCAGTGTTTGAGTTGTGCCAGAGCGTTGCGGTCGGTCAGGTCGTTACGCAGGGGCGTGATGGCGACCAGTCCTTCGGCAATGGCGGTGTAATCCACATCGGGAGCTTCGTCCCGTCCGTCGGCCTCGGTTCCAATCCAGTAGTAGGGCCGTCCGCGGGGGTCGAAGCGTTCTTCGATGTTCGTGCACAGCAGCTTCGTTCCCGTGCGTGTGAAACGGTAGCCGCGAATTGGGCCAGGTGGGATGTTGACGTTGAGCAGCGTATGCCTGGGGAGTCCTGAGGCCAGCACCTTGCGCGTCAGGCGCCCGGCAAAGGCGGCCGCGTGGGTGTAGTCAAACTCCGCGCGTGACACAAGGGAAAAGGCCAGACTCGGAATGCCGTTGACCGCGCCTTCGAGCGCACCGGCCACCGTTCCCGAATAGGTCACGCTGTCGCCGAGGTTCGCGCCGCGATTGATGCCGGAAACCACAAGGTCGGGACGGGGCTTGTCTTTCAACATCCAGTGCAGCGCCAGCACGATGCAGTCGGTTGGCGTCCCCTCGACAGCGTACCAACCATTCCGCTCGCGCTGGTGACGAATCCGCAGCGGACGGCCCAGCGTGACCGAGCGCGAACAACCGCTATGTTCGCTGGCCGGGGCGACGACCATCACGTCACCCAAGGATTGAAGCTGTTCGACCAGCGCGCGCAGTCCAGATGCATAAATACTATCGTCGTTGGTTACGAGAATAAGCGGCATAATGTGTGAATAGCGCAAGTTGGCGACTCACGCCAAGTGGGTTCGGTGGTTCAGGAAAGTTGCGTCAATCTTCCGGCAAAGAAAAGGCGAGGCAGCCGCAACCGCCTCGCCTACGGGTCGTCAAATCGTGGTCGGGATGACTGGATTTGAACCAGCGACCTCACGCACCCCAAGCGTGCGCGCTACCAGGCTGCGCCACATCCCGTTGTACCTGCCACCGTCAGTGGCGGAACGCGATTCAACCACAACCAGGGCCGGTTGTCACGTTCCATAAGCAACCCCAACGTCCAACGGGGCAACCTCGTCCCAGCGCAGGATGGTTGCGGTCGTCTCTCAGCCAAGTCGGGGCTGCCGAATTCATCCTCGGTCAACTGCCTGCCACCGGTCGAACTGACTATTCAGTTGAACGGACTTTCTAGATGCGTGGCCGCCCTTGGTCACGTTCTGTTATTGTCTCTACGGCTGGACTGTGTTTTCGGCGAATGGCTGTAGTCGGTCAGTGACCTTTCCAGCAAGATCGTCGCTTGTGATTCAGGGAGAATGGTTGCCTCCTCTTCTTGACCAAGGCGCTGCTCGCCACCCAGGGTTAGCCGTCCAGTCGTGGATACGACGCCGCGATAAGCCGGCAACCCGGCCGCAGCCGCTAGTCGATCACCAAGGTCGCGTGCCGTTGGGCGCTCGTCCGGTGATTTAGCCAAGGCTTGAAACACAATCTCGGCAATCTTCGCCGGTACGTTTTTGAGTGGCGGCGGCGGTTGTTTGAGGTGACCAATAATCACACCCAGCATGCCGGTGCTTGTGGGAAGAAACGGCACTCGACCAGCGAGCATTTCATACAAAACGACACCGGCGCTGTACACATCCGAGCGCCCATCGTAGGCGCGTTCATCGAGGCGCTCAGGGGCTATGTAGATCGGTGTCCCCACCACGCCACCCGTTTCAGTCATCGCGGCCAAGGGGTCATTCGTCTCTATCTCAAGGAGTTTGGCAATGCCAAAGTCCACCACCTTGACGACTTCACCCTCCGGCGATTGGTGGAGGAAGATATTGTCCGGCTTGACATCGCGGTGAATGACACCGGCCTCATGCGCCG
It contains:
- a CDS encoding thioredoxin domain-containing protein, which produces MSAQPSPQFVNRLISETSPYLLQHAHNPVDWYPWGEEALSRARAEDKPILLSIGYSACHWCHVMEHECFENPEIAALMNELFINIKVDREERPDLDTIYMNAVQIMTGRGGWPLTMFLTPSGEPFYGGTYFPPEDRGRMPGFPRILRSVADAYRQRREEVTQSIADITAELRRMHEPLGGAGDLSPQLLNDAYRRLATRFDHVHGGFGGAPKFPNSMALSFLLRYWRTTGELHAIEMVELSLDKMASGGIYDHLGGGFHRYSTDDHWLVPHFEKMLYDNALLARTYLEAWQATGKPRYRQVVEETLDYVIREMTAPDGGFYATQDADSEGEEGKFFVWTPAEISTLLGKEDAALVCRYFDVTDEGNFEGTGRTVLSTPLSIEALARLKNLPPEALEAVLARAKAILFEARERRVKPGRDDKRLAAWNGLMLYAFARAAAVLGRDDYRAVAERNAAFVLGTMRRDGILYRSHKDGQNKFPGYQEDYACYAEGLLALYEATGCVTYFRAARELTDALLAQFDDPQGGALFFTGDRHEQLITRVKDVFDNATPSGNSVAVEVMLRLAVLTGERRYRERAENILRTLSGSLSKMPSGFGQLLGALDFYLASTKEIVIVGPPAAPATLALRQVIEETFRPHRVLALVAPDDAEHGREVALAAQRVMQDGQPTAYVCQNFTCQSPVTSPEALRSQLTEA
- a CDS encoding DUF4351 domain-containing protein, producing the protein MTEPGNLKLYDQAFKYLAESDPHALLILLGALPHDATATITRLPKELISSAVIPDELYLIADQGERWIAHIEAQTRYAPDIPIRLLDYAVRLRISYDIPVRAFLLLLTRRGAPASTPTEVTVELGRLRITFGYEVVKLWELTAADVLNADRPALLPFIPLMAGGRDALTAAAERIAAVPDDARRRELELHFLVLGGLRYDVETLIALLERSFMIPLEQLRESSIYQLILQEGKAEGLKQGLEQGLEQGLEQGLEQGLERGLEQGLEQGLEHEREMIVRQLRHKFGALPDALAARVRALPRKVLECLAEDLLDMSAAPDLAAWLDRIE
- the rfbB gene encoding dTDP-glucose 4,6-dehydratase, translated to MAMFITGGAGFIGSAFIRSWVKRYPNDTVINFDKLTYAGNLDNLAEVADQATYQFVRGDICDAAALRAAIPDGCDAIVHFAAESHVDRSILSAREFILTNVLGTQTLLDVAREKGVKRFLHISTDEVGGSVPEDQFFAEDGPLAPSSPYAASKAAAEHLVRAAAHTFGLNALITRTSNNYGPYQFPEKLIPLALTNALADRPIPVYGDGQQVRDWIHVDDNCAALRLVLEKGQPGATYHIGGRSPLPNRTVLTMLLELLGKPTSLLTEVTDRLGHDRRYAVDCSKIERELGWRPQVAFREGLAQTIAWYQNNPVWVARARSGEYRTYYAQMYGAL
- the ccsA gene encoding cytochrome c biogenesis protein CcsA — its product is MSTDALKLDTSMPSSAAPSSPEAQSAWPRSLLFIVPIAVATGLVLARASGVAPTVLKEGNLTVLALLSYLGATAAFVMWMMGRESLLQRIGIGTMAFGYVMNLAAWGIRWIEYVEFEKTKPTMQAIWHTLPLMEKISHTYPLNNLYDIGLAFTGFAVLASLIITTRDKYRFIGAMTMPLAALTLTLVVFLGSEVTTLQPILRSYWRPIHVSIAAISYGVCLVSFGIALLYLLRDGVRIESMALCVAIFGLVLYATIGDFKVLTTGSYGLGVRWMGSGLNLAGGGSLRATLPGVGALMALGWLTYAAAAVALTVYFFRNDSLAQQWGNRLIGAALIVQVLVFGAIFYQMKSPMDINGAINANQHQAFGAWLAKRSDIDPTTLAPQQLQAEGARWLNQNASGLEISFNSNPVELAGILTLIACTAFVALFAWRGKRMLEKLPNLDALDDLTYKTVSVAFPLLLMMLVTGAVWANESWGTYWSWDPKETWALVTWLAYAGYLHTRIVHGWKGRTSAYFAVLGFIFVLFTYLGVSFLLPGLHSYAGVD
- a CDS encoding 50S ribosomal protein L11 methyltransferase, whose translation is MHFHTAQVTIPRNTADAVSEAFWQLGAQGIETLAETDAVTTLRAYFPVAPARATIQAVLERTLSAFDYSTAQSLNLTIEQHPHEDWLAKWKADWQAQPIGRHWLIVPPWRQAEAQARSDSTERIFIEIEPGMAFGTGTHPTTRACLELLESLPTSPKVILDVGTGTGILAMAAAKLFPQARCYACDTDSDAIAIATDNARRNGVDGRIHFLVGSVTAYPDSDVDILLANLTAEVVTDLATEFARVLCPGGRLIVAGVLTDRHFAVGAALRAAGMEVLTTQTDGEWWAALAQRRPIPPAPGTDHHQSTPA
- the era gene encoding GTPase Era, which encodes MEHPSESFTETSSTEAQPPNAVRSGFVAIVGRPNAGKSTLINYLVGEKIAAVSNKPQTTRTRILGIVTRPEGQVVFVDTPGVHKPGYRLNKRMMQSVLDALATVDVVVLLRDASVSTGNGDRFVLDLVRQSGRPALLALNKTDRLGDKGQLLKLIDFYRNELDFLDYVPISALTGEGTDTLLHCLLNHLPLAPPPFAEDDLTDQTERTLVAEFLREQLLRRLSDELPFVVAVAVEKWEERDDGGLNLACVILVERQSQRAIVLGRGGLRLRDMATAARAEIEAMLERKVFLEIFVKVEPHWRNDERRLDELGIH
- a CDS encoding lysophospholipid acyltransferase family protein: MKIITGLRLAITLLLAALILLVPAWIALPFRQPLRTRIMTYPFQFFSYLLGWVFGVRLTADGHQHTRGALMKNHLFISNHLSLADTPLLLSLSPYPFIGKKEVLSVPIIAFAGNVGGNLLFDRKDPEDRKRVQRAAVQRMREVSSIYLFPEGTRSKTGEPKPEPHWGLIWTAWQENIGVVPIAIFGSEKILEQLTTRVWIKYGQPLLPADFPTKEQFATACWQRVCVMFEELKTSAETLISGVAVRPAQDSGQ
- the surE gene encoding 5'/3'-nucleotidase SurE, which translates into the protein MPLILVTNDDSIYASGLRALVEQLQSLGDVMVVAPASEHSGCSRSVTLGRPLRIRHQRERNGWYAVEGTPTDCIVLALHWMLKDKPRPDLVVSGINRGANLGDSVTYSGTVAGALEGAVNGIPSLAFSLVSRAEFDYTHAAAFAGRLTRKVLASGLPRHTLLNVNIPPGPIRGYRFTRTGTKLLCTNIEERFDPRGRPYYWIGTEADGRDEAPDVDYTAIAEGLVAITPLRNDLTDRNALAQLKHWEAEDI